From the Pseudomonas putida genome, one window contains:
- a CDS encoding DEAD/DEAH box helicase, translated as MNFAQLGLIEPLLRTLQQLDYTTPTPVQAKAIPAVLAGRDLMAAAQTGTGKTAGFALPVLQRLALEGEKVASNSIRALVLVPTRELAEQVHNNVREYAENLPLSTYAVYGGVSINPQMMRLRRGVDLLVATPGRLLDLFRQNAVKFNQVQTLVLDEADRMLDLGFAEELQSVYAALPRKRQTLLFSATFSEQIRMLAGLALNDPLSIEVSPRNAAATTVKQWLVPVDKKRKTDLFMHLLRKQRWKQVLVFAKTRNGVDQLVERLLAEGVNADGIHGDRPQATRQRALDSFKAREIQVLVATDVAARGLDIDDLPLVVNLDLPIVAEDYVHRIGRTGRAGNKGEAISLVCADEVQMLSAIEVLTRQTLPRHEEPDFIPEHRVPMTDASGQVIKKPKKPKKPKENSAKRGLGRWMDSAEAGAAEPSVKAVRKVPSFNGGPRKRKP; from the coding sequence ATGAATTTCGCCCAACTCGGCCTGATCGAACCGCTGCTGCGCACCTTGCAGCAGCTGGACTACACCACCCCAACCCCGGTCCAGGCCAAGGCCATCCCTGCCGTGCTGGCCGGCCGCGACCTGATGGCCGCAGCCCAGACCGGCACCGGCAAGACCGCCGGTTTCGCCTTGCCAGTGCTGCAACGCCTGGCGTTGGAAGGTGAGAAGGTTGCCAGCAACTCGATCCGTGCGCTGGTGCTGGTGCCGACCCGCGAGCTGGCCGAGCAGGTGCACAACAACGTGCGCGAGTATGCCGAGAACCTGCCGCTGAGCACCTACGCGGTGTACGGCGGGGTCAGCATCAACCCGCAGATGATGCGCCTGCGCCGTGGCGTCGACCTGCTGGTGGCAACGCCCGGTCGTCTGCTCGACCTGTTCCGTCAGAACGCAGTGAAGTTCAACCAGGTGCAGACCCTGGTGCTCGACGAAGCCGACCGCATGCTCGACCTGGGTTTTGCCGAGGAGCTGCAGTCGGTGTACGCCGCCTTGCCGCGCAAGCGCCAGACGCTGCTGTTCTCCGCCACCTTCTCCGAGCAGATCCGCATGCTTGCAGGCCTGGCCCTGAACGACCCGCTGAGCATTGAAGTCAGCCCGCGCAACGCTGCGGCGACCACCGTCAAGCAGTGGCTGGTGCCTGTGGACAAGAAGCGCAAGACCGACTTGTTCATGCACCTGCTGCGCAAGCAGCGCTGGAAGCAGGTGCTGGTATTCGCCAAGACCCGCAATGGCGTCGATCAGCTGGTCGAGCGCTTGCTGGCTGAAGGTGTCAATGCCGACGGCATCCACGGCGACCGCCCGCAGGCCACCCGCCAGCGCGCGCTGGACAGTTTCAAGGCGCGGGAAATCCAGGTGCTGGTAGCGACCGATGTCGCGGCCCGTGGCCTGGATATCGACGACCTGCCGCTGGTGGTCAACCTCGACCTGCCGATCGTGGCCGAGGATTACGTCCACCGCATTGGCCGTACCGGCCGGGCCGGCAACAAGGGCGAGGCGATCTCGCTGGTGTGTGCCGATGAAGTGCAGATGCTGTCGGCGATTGAAGTACTGACCCGGCAGACCTTGCCGCGTCATGAAGAGCCGGACTTCATCCCCGAGCACCGGGTACCGATGACCGATGCCAGTGGCCAGGTGATCAAGAAGCCGAAGAAGCCCAAGAAACCGAAAGAGAACAGCGCCAAGCGTGGGCTGGGGCGTTGGATGGACAGTGCCGAGGCAGGAGCTGCCGAGCCATCGGTGAAGGCTGTGCGCAAGGTGCCAAGCTTCAACGGCGGGCCGCGCAAGCGCAAACCGTAG
- a CDS encoding TIGR03862 family flavoprotein — MSEKSPISPPLAVVIGGGPAGLMAAEAMAQAGLAVEVFDAMPSVGRKFLLAGVGGMNITHSEVYPQFVSRYAERQSEIDGLLRDFDADALRQWIHGLGIETFVGTSGRVFPTDMKAAPLLRAWLKRLRDNGVVIHTRHRWLGWNADGSLRIAYPQGERQVKADAVVLALGGASWARLGSDGAWQPLLAERTVDISPLRPSNCGFEVEGWSPVLVDKFAGAPLKNIALSVPGMAPRKGEFILTAQGVEGSLVYAWSGQLRQAIEHEGQARLLLDLLPDKPVDKIAQALAKPRGSRSMAKHLHSQLGIDGVKAGLLRELTDQATFADPQALARAIKALPITLVRTRPLDEAISSAGGVRFEGLDEGLMVRRMPGVFCAGEMLDWEAPTGGYLLTACFASGLRAGRAAADWLSS; from the coding sequence ATGTCTGAAAAATCCCCCATTTCCCCTCCCCTGGCCGTCGTTATTGGCGGCGGCCCTGCCGGCTTGATGGCTGCAGAAGCCATGGCCCAGGCGGGCCTGGCGGTGGAAGTGTTCGACGCCATGCCATCGGTGGGCCGCAAGTTCCTGCTGGCCGGCGTCGGCGGCATGAACATCACCCATTCGGAAGTTTATCCACAGTTCGTTTCGCGCTATGCCGAGCGGCAGAGCGAGATCGACGGGTTGTTGCGCGACTTCGATGCCGATGCGCTGCGCCAGTGGATTCACGGGCTGGGTATCGAAACCTTTGTCGGTACGTCGGGCCGGGTTTTTCCGACCGACATGAAAGCTGCCCCGCTGCTGCGCGCCTGGCTGAAGCGCCTGCGTGACAACGGTGTAGTTATCCACACCCGCCATCGCTGGCTGGGCTGGAATGCCGACGGTAGCTTGCGTATCGCTTATCCACAGGGTGAACGGCAGGTCAAGGCCGACGCCGTGGTGCTGGCCCTCGGTGGCGCCAGCTGGGCAAGGCTGGGCTCCGATGGTGCCTGGCAACCGCTGCTGGCCGAACGCACTGTGGATATCTCGCCGCTGCGGCCGAGCAATTGCGGTTTCGAGGTCGAAGGCTGGAGTCCAGTGCTTGTGGACAAGTTCGCAGGGGCACCGCTGAAGAACATTGCCCTGAGCGTGCCGGGCATGGCGCCGCGCAAAGGCGAGTTCATCCTCACCGCACAGGGCGTCGAGGGTAGCCTGGTGTATGCGTGGTCGGGGCAATTGCGCCAGGCCATCGAACATGAGGGGCAAGCCAGGCTGTTGCTCGACCTGTTGCCGGACAAGCCTGTGGACAAGATCGCCCAGGCGCTGGCAAAACCACGCGGGTCGCGGTCGATGGCCAAGCATCTGCACAGCCAGTTGGGGATCGACGGGGTCAAGGCGGGGTTGCTGCGGGAGCTGACGGATCAGGCGACGTTTGCCGATCCTCAGGCATTGGCGCGGGCGATCAAGGCCTTGCCGATCACGCTGGTACGCACGCGTCCGCTGGATGAAGCGATCAGCAGTGCCGGTGGCGTGCGTTTCGAAGGGCTGGATGAAGGGTTGATGGTTCGCCGGATGCCGGGAGTGTTCTGTGCGGGCGAGATGCTCGACTGGGAGGCGCCGACTGGGGGGTATCTGCTGACGGCGTGCTTTGCCAGTGGATTGCGAGCGGGGCGTGCTGCAGCAGACTGGCTCAGTTCCTGA
- a CDS encoding histone deacetylase family protein: protein MPLPLIYHEDYSPEFPAEHRFPMDKFRLLRDHLVDSGLTTDQALLRPDICPNDILALAHDRSYIERYMNGELSREDQRRLGLPWSEALARRTVRAVGGSLLTAEMALQHGIACHLAGGTHHAHYDHPAGFCIFNDLAVISRYLLEAGRVHRVLIFDCDVHQGDGTARILHDTPDAITVSLHCEQNFPARKAHSDWDIPLPRGMGDTAYLKVVEDALNYLLPLYQPDLVLYDAGVDVHKDDALGYLQLTDQGLAARDERVMRHCLGRDIPVVGVIGGGYSKDREALARRHGILHHSAARVIGCSQ from the coding sequence ATGCCGTTGCCGCTGATCTACCACGAAGACTACAGCCCGGAATTCCCCGCCGAGCACCGCTTTCCCATGGACAAGTTCCGCCTGCTGCGCGACCACCTGGTCGACAGCGGGCTGACCACCGACCAGGCCCTGCTGCGCCCTGACATCTGCCCCAACGATATCCTCGCCCTGGCCCATGATCGCAGCTACATAGAGCGCTACATGAATGGCGAGCTGTCCCGCGAGGACCAGCGCCGCCTCGGCCTGCCCTGGAGCGAAGCCCTGGCCCGGCGTACCGTGCGCGCGGTGGGCGGCTCGCTGTTGACCGCCGAGATGGCGCTGCAGCACGGCATCGCCTGCCACCTGGCCGGCGGCACCCACCACGCCCACTACGACCACCCGGCCGGCTTTTGCATCTTCAATGACCTGGCAGTGATCAGCCGCTACCTGCTCGAAGCCGGCCGCGTGCACCGGGTGCTGATCTTCGACTGCGATGTGCACCAGGGCGACGGCACGGCACGCATCCTCCACGACACCCCGGACGCCATCACCGTGTCCCTGCACTGCGAGCAGAACTTCCCGGCGCGCAAGGCCCACAGTGACTGGGACATTCCCCTGCCACGCGGCATGGGCGACACGGCTTACCTGAAGGTGGTGGAGGACGCGCTGAACTACCTGCTGCCGCTGTATCAACCCGACCTGGTGCTGTACGACGCCGGCGTCGATGTGCACAAGGACGATGCGCTGGGCTACCTGCAACTCACCGACCAGGGCCTGGCGGCGCGTGACGAGCGGGTGATGCGCCACTGCCTGGGCCGCGATATCCCGGTGGTCGGAGTGATCGGTGGGGGCTACAGCAAGGACCGTGAAGCCCTGGCCAGGCGCCACGGCATTCTTCACCACAGTGCGGCGCGAGTCATCGGTTGTTCACAATGA